The genomic region CCTCAATCATAACCCGCAATAAACCCATCACAAAGGCCAAATCTCCACCAGGCTGAATGGGAATCCACTCACTCCGATCTCCTGCTGCTAGGGCATCGGCATTGGTAAGCATGGGGGCAACGGTAACACATTTGAGTTTGCCAAACGTGCGCGCTTTTGCTAAAAGTTTTGCTTGGCGCTTAAAAGGATTTCCCGCTTGTGCAGGTGCTGTGCCGATGGTTAAAAGGTATTCGCAGTGCTCAAAGTCAGGCTTTAAGTGAGGGTATCCTTTAAAATCTCCCAAATACGCCGCTTCGCCTGAACGCATAGAAAGACCACAAATAGCGGTATGGCCCATATAGTTGCGTGTTCCAAAAGCCCCGATAAAACGGTTCACCATATAAGCTTGTCGTCCCTCGTTGCCTGTGCCTAAAACACAAAGACCGTTGGCTTTAGGACCACATTTGGGGTCGTTGGGGTCCATAGGGGTTTCAAGGTCTCTAATGGCAGCCAACCCTTTTACCGTGCCTTCACCAAAAAGGTCTCCACCCTCAACAATCTCTTTTAGTAGCTGCTCAGGCGTAATGCTCTGCCACCGGTTTTCACCTCGTTTTCCCACACGCTTCAAAGGAGTCAGCACTCTGCCCTTATCATAATGCCGATCAAAAACCACATTGCCTCTAGCACAAGCAGTGGAGCGGTAAGTGTGCCCTGTCTCTTTTCCAAGAAGGACAAAACTTTCCTCAAGTGGTGTGTTGTAGGGTAGCCAAGGATCAGTAGAGAGGGGGTTGTAAGGATTTCCAGATGCCTTGACTACTTTTCCTGTTGCGTTGTCAATTTTTACGCGCATACCACAGTGGCTAGTACAGCCATTACACACCGCATTGCGAAGAGAAAAAGCGCTGTTTTTGTCAAAAGAAGTAGCGATGACCCCCTCGGTTTCTTGCGCATCCGCATAGATGGCGTCTTTTGCAGCTCTTCCTTTGCGCCCCATGGTCACCGCAGTACCTAACATCTCTTTGTAGCCAGCCATAGAAGCAGAAGCGGCCACCAAAGAAGTTCCGATTAAAAATTTTCGTCTATTTGCTTCCATTATTTACTCCTTGATAGTGTGTTTCCATCTCCTCATCCCAAGGAAAAATAACTGCCACAAGGGCTAAAAGAGCTATAAAAATACCCCAATTGGATGCTACGGAGACAATGCTGTTTTGTCCAAAAATTTCAGGAATGTACTGGGTAAACCCTGGCATGCTACGGGGAATCTCTTGTCCACCGATGACCGTATTCCAGCGAAATAACCACACACCAACCGCAGAGATAACCCCCGTTGCAATAACAATGCCAAGATTATGGCGCAATTTGCTAAAGCCTACAATCATAGGCAAAATGAGGCATAAGCCATACTCCACATAGACAACCATATTAAAATGAAGGCTAAAAAATTGATAGAGTAGTTCCCGTGATTGCATCCCAAAGGGCATAGCAAAACTCAACCACAGCGCCCGAACCACAAGGTCTATCACAATAAACCATGCAAGTAGCTTGGCTAAAGTTGCCATCATGGAGCGATCAATAGCTTGAGAAAGAGAAAAGAACCGCTGAAAAATAGGCAAAAGCACCAAAAGCAATCCTGTTCCAGAGACCATCGCAGAAGCTAAAAAAAGAACGGGCATGAGCGGCGTGTGCCATAGAGTATTGGCATGCACTGCCCCTAAGATGTAGCCTGTATATCCGTGCACACACAAGGCAAGCGGG from Sulfurospirillum tamanense harbors:
- the nrfD gene encoding NrfD/PsrC family molybdoenzyme membrane anchor subunit; the encoded protein is MMEWMSTIAAISPMRAWGIDVPNYFWFTGSSAAAFIISSFAHVFGFKQFKPIAGFSLLLAFVLLVAAPFNLIDDLKQPGRLVNFFLYGWENFGTSPMKWGVLLLIAYPVLILVEALILYRPYFIKRMEEGRGFSRTFYRWLTLGRASLDAQSLEKDHRLGFTLGAVGIPLALCVHGYTGYILGAVHANTLWHTPLMPVLFLASAMVSGTGLLLVLLPIFQRFFSLSQAIDRSMMATLAKLLAWFIVIDLVVRALWLSFAMPFGMQSRELLYQFFSLHFNMVVYVEYGLCLILPMIVGFSKLRHNLGIVIATGVISAVGVWLFRWNTVIGGQEIPRSMPGFTQYIPEIFGQNSIVSVASNWGIFIALLALVAVIFPWDEEMETHYQGVNNGSK